The following coding sequences are from one Xiphophorus couchianus chromosome 22, X_couchianus-1.0, whole genome shotgun sequence window:
- the prom2 gene encoding prominin-2, which translates to MHLCENMWRWPCSGAVGTMLLLLLLRSSSAQDVSAQLSCQEAEVTQNITQPKYNSILNTKVDAVSLVPFVQSFLYTVQPHPFPERLFLEIIKDPQQVQSNKGLMTEILTYEVGFLVCIAIGILYIVLMPIIGFSVACCRCCGNCGGKMYQKQTSSINSLRRTLYFSLFAITIIIFAGNICLFRSNDDLKKSVNQSPSELNNAIGDMHTFLVSVPQQVENVVNESYRTVQEVTRNLDDIGRQLGEKIQQRFRGTLDPALQSVKRLHNESLNTSNQLDQLNSSLAQLQSSIDRTQANISVVRDQIKQTLSKPECKECHILTADMDKLTLNITISAPSLHEFRSAVDEVIKADIQSEISEAEKFFDTIPEKVTSETKDLVKSSKEQLSSIKKQVLQISQDLHLSALDNASKTLNQLQSDIDMYSTGVRQAEDIRWSVGLALCCVIFLVVACNILGLIVGPLGLSPKVDPTNRSSASNCGGIFLMMSAGFSFLFSWLLMILVLVLFLVGGNMYTLICRPWNDGQLLQFIDTPGLIPNFELGSALGLKSKINLSHVYRDCKKNDPLWTTLHLYELINLGNVLNVSKYTAQINKEFENTNITLSSVNILSPELIKRLVNTSSKANFNSTAITQQMDNILNINLNETAEKVFNLSDLQPPAIKTELQSEALKLRLIQANIETTIFPQVINLKSSIRNLQSTSGKINGTVGEVLRKTQAAQDFLNTNTTQIVKTESRRFLNCQLDYFTAYADWAKTTITQQVGRCRPVARVVDSFETVLCVNIVESLNAFWFSLGWCLMFFIPSIIFSMKLAKYYRRMSYSDVFENHIVMNHIPRAQMKVT; encoded by the exons ATGCACTTATGTGAGAATATGTGGAGATGGCCATGCAGCGGGGCAGTAGGAAcgatgttgctgctgctgctgctgcggagCAGCTCGGCCCAGGACGTTTCTGCACAGCTCAGCTGTCAAGAGGCCGAAGTCACTCAGAACATCACCCAACCTAAGTACAACAGCATATTAAACACCAAAGTGGATGCGGTGTCTTTGGTGCCATTTGTCCAGTCCTTTCTTTACACAGTTCAGCCTCACCCTTTTCCTGAAC GCTTATTTCTGGAAATAATCAAGGATCCTCAGCAGGTGCAGTCAAACAAAGGGCTGATGACTGAA ATCCTCACGTATGAAGTGGGTTTCCTAGTGTGTATCGCCATTGGCATCTTGTACATCGTCCTGATGCCCATAATTGGTTTCTCCGTGGCTTGCTGTCGCTGCTGTGGCAACTGTGGGGGGAAGATGTACCAGAAGCAGACATCCTCCATCAACAGTCTCAGAAGAACTCTCTACTTCAGCCTATTTGCAATTACAATCATTATCTT TGCTGGTAACATTTGCCTGTTCAGAAGCAACGACGATCTTAAAAAGAGTGTGAACCAGAGTCCGTCGGAGCTCAACAATGCAATAGGTGACATGCACACCTTCCTGGTGTCTGTGCCACAA CAAGTGGAAAATGTGGTGAATGAAAGCTACAGAACTGTGCAGGAGGTTACCAGGAACTTAGATG ACATTGGACGTCAGTTGGGGGAGAAAATCCAGCAGCGCTTTAGAGGAACTCTTGACCCAGCTCTGCAGTCGGTTAAACGTCTACACAATG AAAGTTTGAACACCAGCAACCAACTTGACCAGTTGAACTCATCATTAGCCCAACTGCAGTCCAGCATAGACCGTACTCAGGCCAACATCAGCGTTGTCAGAGATCAGATTAAACAGACGCTGTCCAAGCCAGAATGCAAAGAATGTCACATCCTAACAGCAGACATGGACAAACTAACGCTAAACATCACCATTTCT gCTCCCAGCCTGCATGAGTTTCGATCTGCAGTGGATGAAGTCATTAAAGCTGATATCCAGTCTGAAATAAGTGAG GCGGAGAAGTTTTTCGACACCATTCCTGAGAAGGTGACCAGTGAAACTAAGGATTTAGTTAAAA GCAGCAAAGAGCAGCTGagcagcataaaaaaacaggttttgcaGATTTCCCAGGATCTCCACCTTTCAGCTTTGGATAATGCGTCCAAGACTTTAAACCAGCTCCAGAGTGACATTGACATGTACTCAACTGGAGTGAGACAAGCAGAGGATATAAG ATGGAGTGTGGGTCTGGCTCTGTGCTGTGTGATCTTCCTGGTAGTGGCCTGTAACATCCTGGGTCTGATTGTAGGCCCTCTGGGTCTCTCTCCTAAAGTAGACCCCACCAACCGCTCTAGCGCCTCAAACTGTGGAGGCATCTTTCTCATGAT GAGCGCAGGGTTcagctttctgttttcctgGCTGCTCATGATATTGGTGCTGGTGCTCTTCTTAGTGGGTGGAAACATGTACACACTGATTTGTCGACCATGGAACGATGGCCAGCTGCTGCAG TTCATTGATACTCCAGGTTTAATCCCGAACTTCGAATTAGGCTCGGCTTTGGGACTCAAGAGCAAAATCAACCTCTCCCATGTCTACAG AGACTGTAAGAAAAACGATCCTTTGTGGACGACGCTTCACTTGTATGAACTTATAAATCTTGGAAACGTACTCAATGTGTCTAAA TACACAGCCCAGATCAACAAGGAGTTTGAGAATACAAATATCACTCTGTCTTCAGTCAATATCCTGAGCCCTGAATTGATAAAGAGACTTGTAAACACCTCTTCCAAAGCTAATTTCAACAGTACAGCTATCACACAGCAG ATggataacattttaaacatcaatttgaatgaaacagcagaaaaggtttttaaCTTGAGTGATCTACAA CCGCCCGCCATTAAAACTGAACTTCAAAGTGAAGCTTTGAAACTGAGGCTAATTCAAGCCAACATAGAGACGACCATCTTTCCTCAAGTG ATAAACCTGAAATCATCCATCAGGAATCTTCAGTCCACTTCAGGAAAAATCAAC GGAACAGTGGGGGAGGTGCTGAGGAAAACTCAAGCAGCACAAGACTTTCTCAACACAAATACGACACAGATTGTAAAGACC GAAAGTAGGAGGTTTTTAAACTGCCAGCTGGATTACTTCACTGCTTATGCTGACTGGGCCAAGACTACG ATCACCCAGCAGGTCGGCCGCTGCAGGCCTGTTGCCAGGGTCGTAGACTCCTTTGAGACTGTCCTTTGTGTTAACATAGTGGAGTCTTTG aatgcgTTCTGGTTCAGTCTGGGCTGGTGCCTGATGTTCTTCATTCCCAGCATTATATTTTCCATGAAGCTAGCAAAGTACTACAGGAGGATGAGCTACTCTGATGTTTTTGA AAATCACATCGTTATGAACCACATCCCTCGGGCTCAGATGAAAGTCACCTGA
- the ldb1a gene encoding LIM domain-binding protein 1-A isoform X4, whose amino-acid sequence MSVGGCACPGCSSKSFKLYSPKEPPNGGSFPPFHPGAMLDRDVGPTPMYPPSYMEPGMGRPTPYGNQTDYRIYELNKRLQNWTEDCDNLWWDAFTTEFFEDDAMLTVTFCLEDGPKRYTIGRTLIPRYFRSIFEGGATELFYVLKHPKESFHSNFVSLDCDQCTMVTQNGKPMFTQVCVEGRLYLEFMFDDMMRIKTWHFSIRQHREVLPRSILAMHDPQMLDQLAKNITRCGLSNSTLNYLRLCVILEPMQELMSRHKTYSLSPRDCLKTCLFQKWQRMVAPPAEPARQAPNKRRKRKVSGGSNVSSGGGGNNNSNSKKKSPANSFSLSSQVPDLVGTKTCTVPELEDRS is encoded by the exons GCTGTTCGTCAAAATCATTCAAACTGTACTCTCCTAAGGAACCCCCCAACGGTGGCAGCTTTCCCCCCTTCCACCCAGGCGCTATGCTGGACAGAGATGTGGG GCCTACACCTATGTACCCACCGTCATACATGGAGCCTGGAATGGG GAGACCCACACCGTATGGGAACCAGACAGATTACCGGATATATGAGCTAAACAAAAGATTACAGAATTGGACAGAG GACTGTGACAATCTCTGGTGGGATGCCTTCACTACAGAGTTTTTTGAGGATGACGCCATGCTCACAGTCACTTTCTGTCTGGAAGACGGCCCCAAACGATACA CGATCGGCAGGACGTTGATTCCTCGATACTTCAGAAGTATTTTTGAGGGAGGTGCAACAGAGCTGTTCTATGTTTTGAAGCATCCAAAGGAGTCTTTTCACAGTAACTTTGTGTCTCTTGACTGTGACCAATGCACCATGGTGACTCAAAATGGCAAACCCATGTTTACAcag GTGTGTGTTGAGGGTCGCCTGTATCTAGAATTTATGTTTGATGACATGATGAGAATCAAGACATGGCACTTCAGCATCAGGCAACACAGAGAAGTTTTGCCAAGGAGCATTTTGGCTATGCAT GATCCTCAGATGCTCGATCAGCTAGCTAAAAACATCACCAGGTGTGGGCTGTCCAACTCGACGCTCAACTACCTCCGT TTATGTGTGATATTGGAGCCGATGCAGGAGTTGATGTCCAGACACAAGACTTACAGTTTGAGTCCAAGAGACTGTCTGAAAACCTGTCTTTTCCAGAAATGGCAAAGGATGGTAGCGCCTCCAG CTGAGCCAGCAAGACAAGCTCCAAACAAGCGGCGGAAAAGGAAAGTGTCCGGCGGAAGCAACGTGAGCTCCGGCGGAGGGGGCAataacaacagcaacagcaaaaaGAAGAGTCCGGCCAACAGTTTCTCACTCTCCAGCCAGGTACCT gaCCTGGTTGGAACAAAAACCTGTACAGTGCCGGAGCTTGAGGACCGGAGTTGA
- the ldb1a gene encoding LIM domain-binding protein 1-A isoform X5, which yields MSVGGCACPGCSSKSFKLYSPKEPPNGGSFPPFHPGAMLDRDVGPTPMYPPSYMEPGMGRPTPYGNQTDYRIYELNKRLQNWTEDCDNLWWDAFTTEFFEDDAMLTVTFCLEDGPKRYTIGRTLIPRYFRSIFEGGATELFYVLKHPKESFHSNFVSLDCDQCTMVTQNGKPMFTQVCVEGRLYLEFMFDDMMRIKTWHFSIRQHREVLPRSILAMHDPQMLDQLAKNITRCGLSNSTLNYLRLCVILEPMQELMSRHKTYSLSPRDCLKTCLFQKWQRMVAPPAEPARQAPNKRRKRKVSGGSNVSSGGGGNNNSNSKKKSPANSFSLSSQDLVGTKTCTVPELEDRS from the exons GCTGTTCGTCAAAATCATTCAAACTGTACTCTCCTAAGGAACCCCCCAACGGTGGCAGCTTTCCCCCCTTCCACCCAGGCGCTATGCTGGACAGAGATGTGGG GCCTACACCTATGTACCCACCGTCATACATGGAGCCTGGAATGGG GAGACCCACACCGTATGGGAACCAGACAGATTACCGGATATATGAGCTAAACAAAAGATTACAGAATTGGACAGAG GACTGTGACAATCTCTGGTGGGATGCCTTCACTACAGAGTTTTTTGAGGATGACGCCATGCTCACAGTCACTTTCTGTCTGGAAGACGGCCCCAAACGATACA CGATCGGCAGGACGTTGATTCCTCGATACTTCAGAAGTATTTTTGAGGGAGGTGCAACAGAGCTGTTCTATGTTTTGAAGCATCCAAAGGAGTCTTTTCACAGTAACTTTGTGTCTCTTGACTGTGACCAATGCACCATGGTGACTCAAAATGGCAAACCCATGTTTACAcag GTGTGTGTTGAGGGTCGCCTGTATCTAGAATTTATGTTTGATGACATGATGAGAATCAAGACATGGCACTTCAGCATCAGGCAACACAGAGAAGTTTTGCCAAGGAGCATTTTGGCTATGCAT GATCCTCAGATGCTCGATCAGCTAGCTAAAAACATCACCAGGTGTGGGCTGTCCAACTCGACGCTCAACTACCTCCGT TTATGTGTGATATTGGAGCCGATGCAGGAGTTGATGTCCAGACACAAGACTTACAGTTTGAGTCCAAGAGACTGTCTGAAAACCTGTCTTTTCCAGAAATGGCAAAGGATGGTAGCGCCTCCAG CTGAGCCAGCAAGACAAGCTCCAAACAAGCGGCGGAAAAGGAAAGTGTCCGGCGGAAGCAACGTGAGCTCCGGCGGAGGGGGCAataacaacagcaacagcaaaaaGAAGAGTCCGGCCAACAGTTTCTCACTCTCCAGCCAG gaCCTGGTTGGAACAAAAACCTGTACAGTGCCGGAGCTTGAGGACCGGAGTTGA
- the ldb1a gene encoding LIM domain-binding protein 1-A isoform X3 — MLDRDVGPTPMYPPSYMEPGMGRPTPYGNQTDYRIYELNKRLQNWTEDCDNLWWDAFTTEFFEDDAMLTVTFCLEDGPKRYTIGRTLIPRYFRSIFEGGATELFYVLKHPKESFHSNFVSLDCDQCTMVTQNGKPMFTQVCVEGRLYLEFMFDDMMRIKTWHFSIRQHREVLPRSILAMHDPQMLDQLAKNITRCGLSNSTLNYLRLCVILEPMQELMSRHKTYSLSPRDCLKTCLFQKWQRMVAPPAEPARQAPNKRRKRKVSGGSNVSSGGGGNNNSNSKKKSPANSFSLSSQVPDVMMVGEPTLMGGEFGDEDERLITRLENTQYDGANGLDDEDSFNSSPALGAHSPWNSKAPSQEGKNDNSQSSQ, encoded by the exons ATGCTGGACAGAGATGTGGG GCCTACACCTATGTACCCACCGTCATACATGGAGCCTGGAATGGG GAGACCCACACCGTATGGGAACCAGACAGATTACCGGATATATGAGCTAAACAAAAGATTACAGAATTGGACAGAG GACTGTGACAATCTCTGGTGGGATGCCTTCACTACAGAGTTTTTTGAGGATGACGCCATGCTCACAGTCACTTTCTGTCTGGAAGACGGCCCCAAACGATACA CGATCGGCAGGACGTTGATTCCTCGATACTTCAGAAGTATTTTTGAGGGAGGTGCAACAGAGCTGTTCTATGTTTTGAAGCATCCAAAGGAGTCTTTTCACAGTAACTTTGTGTCTCTTGACTGTGACCAATGCACCATGGTGACTCAAAATGGCAAACCCATGTTTACAcag GTGTGTGTTGAGGGTCGCCTGTATCTAGAATTTATGTTTGATGACATGATGAGAATCAAGACATGGCACTTCAGCATCAGGCAACACAGAGAAGTTTTGCCAAGGAGCATTTTGGCTATGCAT GATCCTCAGATGCTCGATCAGCTAGCTAAAAACATCACCAGGTGTGGGCTGTCCAACTCGACGCTCAACTACCTCCGT TTATGTGTGATATTGGAGCCGATGCAGGAGTTGATGTCCAGACACAAGACTTACAGTTTGAGTCCAAGAGACTGTCTGAAAACCTGTCTTTTCCAGAAATGGCAAAGGATGGTAGCGCCTCCAG CTGAGCCAGCAAGACAAGCTCCAAACAAGCGGCGGAAAAGGAAAGTGTCCGGCGGAAGCAACGTGAGCTCCGGCGGAGGGGGCAataacaacagcaacagcaaaaaGAAGAGTCCGGCCAACAGTTTCTCACTCTCCAGCCAGGTACCT GATGTGATGATGGTGGGAGAGCCCACACTGATGGGAGGGGAGTTTGGTGACGAAGACGAGCGTCTGATCACACGACTGGAGAACACGCAGTACGATGGGGCGAATGGCCTGGACGATGAGGACAGTTTCAACAGCTCGCCTGCACTAGGGGCTCACTCGCCCTGGAACAGCAAAGCCCCCAGTCAGGAGGGCAAGAATGACAACTCCCAGTCATCCCAGTAG
- the ldb1a gene encoding LIM domain-binding protein 1-A isoform X2 — protein sequence MSVGGCACPGCSSKSFKLYSPKEPPNGGSFPPFHPGAMLDRDVGPTPMYPPSYMEPGMGRPTPYGNQTDYRIYELNKRLQNWTEDCDNLWWDAFTTEFFEDDAMLTVTFCLEDGPKRYTIGRTLIPRYFRSIFEGGATELFYVLKHPKESFHSNFVSLDCDQCTMVTQNGKPMFTQVCVEGRLYLEFMFDDMMRIKTWHFSIRQHREVLPRSILAMHDPQMLDQLAKNITRCGLSNSTLNYLRLCVILEPMQELMSRHKTYSLSPRDCLKTCLFQKWQRMVAPPAEPARQAPNKRRKRKVSGGSNVSSGGGGNNNSNSKKKSPANSFSLSSQDVMMVGEPTLMGGEFGDEDERLITRLENTQYDGANGLDDEDSFNSSPALGAHSPWNSKAPSQEGKNDNSQSSQ from the exons GCTGTTCGTCAAAATCATTCAAACTGTACTCTCCTAAGGAACCCCCCAACGGTGGCAGCTTTCCCCCCTTCCACCCAGGCGCTATGCTGGACAGAGATGTGGG GCCTACACCTATGTACCCACCGTCATACATGGAGCCTGGAATGGG GAGACCCACACCGTATGGGAACCAGACAGATTACCGGATATATGAGCTAAACAAAAGATTACAGAATTGGACAGAG GACTGTGACAATCTCTGGTGGGATGCCTTCACTACAGAGTTTTTTGAGGATGACGCCATGCTCACAGTCACTTTCTGTCTGGAAGACGGCCCCAAACGATACA CGATCGGCAGGACGTTGATTCCTCGATACTTCAGAAGTATTTTTGAGGGAGGTGCAACAGAGCTGTTCTATGTTTTGAAGCATCCAAAGGAGTCTTTTCACAGTAACTTTGTGTCTCTTGACTGTGACCAATGCACCATGGTGACTCAAAATGGCAAACCCATGTTTACAcag GTGTGTGTTGAGGGTCGCCTGTATCTAGAATTTATGTTTGATGACATGATGAGAATCAAGACATGGCACTTCAGCATCAGGCAACACAGAGAAGTTTTGCCAAGGAGCATTTTGGCTATGCAT GATCCTCAGATGCTCGATCAGCTAGCTAAAAACATCACCAGGTGTGGGCTGTCCAACTCGACGCTCAACTACCTCCGT TTATGTGTGATATTGGAGCCGATGCAGGAGTTGATGTCCAGACACAAGACTTACAGTTTGAGTCCAAGAGACTGTCTGAAAACCTGTCTTTTCCAGAAATGGCAAAGGATGGTAGCGCCTCCAG CTGAGCCAGCAAGACAAGCTCCAAACAAGCGGCGGAAAAGGAAAGTGTCCGGCGGAAGCAACGTGAGCTCCGGCGGAGGGGGCAataacaacagcaacagcaaaaaGAAGAGTCCGGCCAACAGTTTCTCACTCTCCAGCCAG GATGTGATGATGGTGGGAGAGCCCACACTGATGGGAGGGGAGTTTGGTGACGAAGACGAGCGTCTGATCACACGACTGGAGAACACGCAGTACGATGGGGCGAATGGCCTGGACGATGAGGACAGTTTCAACAGCTCGCCTGCACTAGGGGCTCACTCGCCCTGGAACAGCAAAGCCCCCAGTCAGGAGGGCAAGAATGACAACTCCCAGTCATCCCAGTAG
- the ldb1a gene encoding LIM domain-binding protein 1-A isoform X1 has protein sequence MSVGGCACPGCSSKSFKLYSPKEPPNGGSFPPFHPGAMLDRDVGPTPMYPPSYMEPGMGRPTPYGNQTDYRIYELNKRLQNWTEDCDNLWWDAFTTEFFEDDAMLTVTFCLEDGPKRYTIGRTLIPRYFRSIFEGGATELFYVLKHPKESFHSNFVSLDCDQCTMVTQNGKPMFTQVCVEGRLYLEFMFDDMMRIKTWHFSIRQHREVLPRSILAMHDPQMLDQLAKNITRCGLSNSTLNYLRLCVILEPMQELMSRHKTYSLSPRDCLKTCLFQKWQRMVAPPAEPARQAPNKRRKRKVSGGSNVSSGGGGNNNSNSKKKSPANSFSLSSQVPDVMMVGEPTLMGGEFGDEDERLITRLENTQYDGANGLDDEDSFNSSPALGAHSPWNSKAPSQEGKNDNSQSSQ, from the exons GCTGTTCGTCAAAATCATTCAAACTGTACTCTCCTAAGGAACCCCCCAACGGTGGCAGCTTTCCCCCCTTCCACCCAGGCGCTATGCTGGACAGAGATGTGGG GCCTACACCTATGTACCCACCGTCATACATGGAGCCTGGAATGGG GAGACCCACACCGTATGGGAACCAGACAGATTACCGGATATATGAGCTAAACAAAAGATTACAGAATTGGACAGAG GACTGTGACAATCTCTGGTGGGATGCCTTCACTACAGAGTTTTTTGAGGATGACGCCATGCTCACAGTCACTTTCTGTCTGGAAGACGGCCCCAAACGATACA CGATCGGCAGGACGTTGATTCCTCGATACTTCAGAAGTATTTTTGAGGGAGGTGCAACAGAGCTGTTCTATGTTTTGAAGCATCCAAAGGAGTCTTTTCACAGTAACTTTGTGTCTCTTGACTGTGACCAATGCACCATGGTGACTCAAAATGGCAAACCCATGTTTACAcag GTGTGTGTTGAGGGTCGCCTGTATCTAGAATTTATGTTTGATGACATGATGAGAATCAAGACATGGCACTTCAGCATCAGGCAACACAGAGAAGTTTTGCCAAGGAGCATTTTGGCTATGCAT GATCCTCAGATGCTCGATCAGCTAGCTAAAAACATCACCAGGTGTGGGCTGTCCAACTCGACGCTCAACTACCTCCGT TTATGTGTGATATTGGAGCCGATGCAGGAGTTGATGTCCAGACACAAGACTTACAGTTTGAGTCCAAGAGACTGTCTGAAAACCTGTCTTTTCCAGAAATGGCAAAGGATGGTAGCGCCTCCAG CTGAGCCAGCAAGACAAGCTCCAAACAAGCGGCGGAAAAGGAAAGTGTCCGGCGGAAGCAACGTGAGCTCCGGCGGAGGGGGCAataacaacagcaacagcaaaaaGAAGAGTCCGGCCAACAGTTTCTCACTCTCCAGCCAGGTACCT GATGTGATGATGGTGGGAGAGCCCACACTGATGGGAGGGGAGTTTGGTGACGAAGACGAGCGTCTGATCACACGACTGGAGAACACGCAGTACGATGGGGCGAATGGCCTGGACGATGAGGACAGTTTCAACAGCTCGCCTGCACTAGGGGCTCACTCGCCCTGGAACAGCAAAGCCCCCAGTCAGGAGGGCAAGAATGACAACTCCCAGTCATCCCAGTAG